Proteins from a genomic interval of Indicator indicator isolate 239-I01 chromosome 1, UM_Iind_1.1, whole genome shotgun sequence:
- the TBC1D23 gene encoding TBC1 domain family member 23 isoform X2 yields the protein MAEGEGEEVSPPLSCSWEKDLADALEEGGCDLETVRSIIQGRSLPADLRAKVWKIALNVVGKGDSLASWDGSLDLPEQSIIHEDCQELIDQLSVPEEEKSVLLLDIESVITFYCKSRNVTYSSCLGWIHLLKPLVHLRLPRSDLYNCFYAIMNKFIPRDCFMKGRPFHLFRLLLQYHEPELCSFLDTKKMTPDSYALNWLGSLFSYYCSAEVTQAIWDGYLQQADPFFIYFLMLIILVNAKDVILSQELDKEEMIKFLEMSPANLNLEDIEDLFSLAQYYCSKTPASFRKDNHSLFGSSLLGLKDDDTDLSQALCLAVSVSEILQANQQQGEGVRFFVVDCRPAEQYNAGHLSTAFHLDSDLMLQNPSEFAQSVKSLLEAQKQSIESGSIAGGEHLCFMGSGREEEDMYMNMVLAHFLQKNKEYVSIAKGGFMALQQHLADINVEGPENGYGHWIASTSGSRSSINSSVDGDSPNGSSDGKGVKSLVNKMTVALKTKSVNVKEKVISFIENTSTPVDRIPFNIPWPDRASLERHVSSSDRVGKPYRGVKPVFSIADEEEYDTDEIDSSSMSDDDRKEVVNIQTWINKPDVKYNFPCNEVKENGHMFPSHLLVTATHMYCLREIPSRKGLAYIQSRQALNSVVKITSKKKHPELITFKYGNSNTSGIEILAVERYLIPNAGDATKAIKQQIMKVLDALES from the exons GGAAAAAGATCTTGCAGACGCTCTAGAAGAAGGAGGCTGTGATCTTGAAACTGTCAGAAGCATCATTCAAGGAAGGTCATTGCCTGCTGATCTGAGGGCCAAAGTCTGGAAG attgcACTTAATGTTGTAGGAAAGGGGGACAGCCTAGCATCCTGGGATGGCTCTTTAGACCTACCTGAACAGAGTATAATTCATGAGGATTGCCAAGAGCTGATTG ACCAGCTGTCAGTGCCAGAAGAGGAGAAGTCAGTATTGCTTTTGGATATTGAGTCTGTTATTACTTTTTATTGTAAATCACGTAATGTTACATACAGCTCTTGCCTCGGCTGGATACATCTACTCAAACCTCTGGTGCACCTTCGTTTGCCACGCAGTGATTTATACAACTGCTTTTATGCTATCATGAATAAATTCATTCCAAG AGATTGTTTCATGAAGGGAAGACCATTTCATCTATTTAGACTGCTTCTTCAGTACCATGAACCTGaactctgctcttttcttgATACTAAGAAGATGACTCCAGACTCATATGCACTCAACTGG CTTGGAAGCCTCTTCTCATATTATTGTTCAGCCGAAGTCACTCAGGCAATATGGGATGGATATCTACAACAAGCAGatccattttttatttatttcttaatgTTAATCATCCTTGTCAATGCAAA AGATGTTATCTTATCACAAGAATTGGATAAAGAAGAAATGATAA AATTCTTAGAAATGTCACCAGCCAATCTCAATTTAGAGGATATAGAAGACCTCTTCTCCTTGGCACAGTATTACTGTAGCAAAACTCCAGCTTCTTTCAGGAAG GACAACCACAGTCTATTTggcagcagcttgctgggccTCAAAGATGATGATACAGACTTGAGCCAGGCTCTCTGTCTAGCAGTTTCTGTGTCTGAGATTCTTCAAGCAAATCAGCAACAAGGA GAAGGAGTAAGGTTCTTTGTAGTGGACTGTCGACCTGCAGAGCAATACAATGCTGGGCATTTATCAACAGCATTTCATCTGGACTCAGATTTG ATGCTTCAAAACCCATCAGAATTTGCACAGTCTGTAAAGTCCCTATTAGAAGCACAAAAACAATCTATTGAGTCTGGTTCTATAGCTGGTGGGGAACACCTCTGCTTCATGGGAAGTGGTAGGGAAGAAGAAGATATGTATATGAACATGGTGCTAGCACACTTCCTGCAG aaaaATAAGGAGTATGTAAGCATTGCCAAAGGAGGATTTATGG ccctccagcagcactTAGCAGATATCAATGTGGAAGGACCAGAAAATGGATATGGCCACTGGATTGCTAGTACCTCAGGCTCGAGAAGTAGCATAAACTCTTCTGTTGAT GGTGATTCTCCTAATGGCTCAAGTGATGGAAAAGGAGTAAAGTCCCTGGTAAATAAAATGACAGTTGCTTTGAAGACTAaatctgtgaatgtgaaagaaaaagtaattagTTTTATTGAAAATACTTCTACTCCAGTGGACAG AATACCTTTCAATATTCCCTGGCCAGACAGAGCAAGCCTGGAGCG ACATGTCAGCAGCAGCGACAGAGTGGGAAAACCCTACCGTGGTGTGAAACCAGTGTTCAGCATAGCAGATGAAGAAGAGTATGATACTG ATGAAATTGACAGCTCCTCAATGTCAGATGATGATCGAAAGGAGGTCGTCAACATCCAGACATGGATAAATAAACCTGATGTGAAGTATAACTTCCCCTgtaatgaagtaaaagaaaatggaCACATGTTTCCCAG tCATCTCCTTGTAACAGCAACTCATATGTACTGTTTGAGAGAGATTCCTTCACGAAAGGGTCTGGCTTACATACAATCTCGACAGGCACTCAACTCTGTAGTCAAAATCACATCCAAGAAGAAACACCCGGAACTGATCACCTTTAAATATGGAAATAGCAATACTTCAGGCATAGAAATTTTGGCAGTTGAAAG gtatttGATTCCAAATGCAGGTGATGCTACCAAAGCCATAAAACAACAGATCATGAAAGTATTGGATGCCTTGGAGAGTTAA
- the TBC1D23 gene encoding TBC1 domain family member 23 isoform X1, producing the protein MAEGEGEEVSPPLSCSWEKDLADALEEGGCDLETVRSIIQGRSLPADLRAKVWKIALNVVGKGDSLASWDGSLDLPEQSIIHEDCQELIDQLSVPEEEKSVLLLDIESVITFYCKSRNVTYSSCLGWIHLLKPLVHLRLPRSDLYNCFYAIMNKFIPRDCFMKGRPFHLFRLLLQYHEPELCSFLDTKKMTPDSYALNWLGSLFSYYCSAEVTQAIWDGYLQQADPFFIYFLMLIILVNAKDVILSQELDKEEMIKFLEMSPANLNLEDIEDLFSLAQYYCSKTPASFRKDNHSLFGSSLLGLKDDDTDLSQALCLAVSVSEILQANQQQGEGVRFFVVDCRPAEQYNAGHLSTAFHLDSDLMLQNPSEFAQSVKSLLEAQKQSIESGSIAGGEHLCFMGSGREEEDMYMNMVLAHFLQKNKEYVSIAKGGFMALQQHLADINVEGPENGYGHWIASTSGSRSSINSSVDGDSPNGSSDGKGVKSLVNKMTVALKTKSVNVKEKVISFIENTSTPVDRHVSSSDRVGKPYRGVKPVFSIADEEEYDTDEIDSSSMSDDDRKEVVNIQTWINKPDVKYNFPCNEVKENGHMFPSHLLVTATHMYCLREIPSRKGLAYIQSRQALNSVVKITSKKKHPELITFKYGNSNTSGIEILAVERYLIPNAGDATKAIKQQIMKVLDALES; encoded by the exons GGAAAAAGATCTTGCAGACGCTCTAGAAGAAGGAGGCTGTGATCTTGAAACTGTCAGAAGCATCATTCAAGGAAGGTCATTGCCTGCTGATCTGAGGGCCAAAGTCTGGAAG attgcACTTAATGTTGTAGGAAAGGGGGACAGCCTAGCATCCTGGGATGGCTCTTTAGACCTACCTGAACAGAGTATAATTCATGAGGATTGCCAAGAGCTGATTG ACCAGCTGTCAGTGCCAGAAGAGGAGAAGTCAGTATTGCTTTTGGATATTGAGTCTGTTATTACTTTTTATTGTAAATCACGTAATGTTACATACAGCTCTTGCCTCGGCTGGATACATCTACTCAAACCTCTGGTGCACCTTCGTTTGCCACGCAGTGATTTATACAACTGCTTTTATGCTATCATGAATAAATTCATTCCAAG AGATTGTTTCATGAAGGGAAGACCATTTCATCTATTTAGACTGCTTCTTCAGTACCATGAACCTGaactctgctcttttcttgATACTAAGAAGATGACTCCAGACTCATATGCACTCAACTGG CTTGGAAGCCTCTTCTCATATTATTGTTCAGCCGAAGTCACTCAGGCAATATGGGATGGATATCTACAACAAGCAGatccattttttatttatttcttaatgTTAATCATCCTTGTCAATGCAAA AGATGTTATCTTATCACAAGAATTGGATAAAGAAGAAATGATAA AATTCTTAGAAATGTCACCAGCCAATCTCAATTTAGAGGATATAGAAGACCTCTTCTCCTTGGCACAGTATTACTGTAGCAAAACTCCAGCTTCTTTCAGGAAG GACAACCACAGTCTATTTggcagcagcttgctgggccTCAAAGATGATGATACAGACTTGAGCCAGGCTCTCTGTCTAGCAGTTTCTGTGTCTGAGATTCTTCAAGCAAATCAGCAACAAGGA GAAGGAGTAAGGTTCTTTGTAGTGGACTGTCGACCTGCAGAGCAATACAATGCTGGGCATTTATCAACAGCATTTCATCTGGACTCAGATTTG ATGCTTCAAAACCCATCAGAATTTGCACAGTCTGTAAAGTCCCTATTAGAAGCACAAAAACAATCTATTGAGTCTGGTTCTATAGCTGGTGGGGAACACCTCTGCTTCATGGGAAGTGGTAGGGAAGAAGAAGATATGTATATGAACATGGTGCTAGCACACTTCCTGCAG aaaaATAAGGAGTATGTAAGCATTGCCAAAGGAGGATTTATGG ccctccagcagcactTAGCAGATATCAATGTGGAAGGACCAGAAAATGGATATGGCCACTGGATTGCTAGTACCTCAGGCTCGAGAAGTAGCATAAACTCTTCTGTTGAT GGTGATTCTCCTAATGGCTCAAGTGATGGAAAAGGAGTAAAGTCCCTGGTAAATAAAATGACAGTTGCTTTGAAGACTAaatctgtgaatgtgaaagaaaaagtaattagTTTTATTGAAAATACTTCTACTCCAGTGGACAG ACATGTCAGCAGCAGCGACAGAGTGGGAAAACCCTACCGTGGTGTGAAACCAGTGTTCAGCATAGCAGATGAAGAAGAGTATGATACTG ATGAAATTGACAGCTCCTCAATGTCAGATGATGATCGAAAGGAGGTCGTCAACATCCAGACATGGATAAATAAACCTGATGTGAAGTATAACTTCCCCTgtaatgaagtaaaagaaaatggaCACATGTTTCCCAG tCATCTCCTTGTAACAGCAACTCATATGTACTGTTTGAGAGAGATTCCTTCACGAAAGGGTCTGGCTTACATACAATCTCGACAGGCACTCAACTCTGTAGTCAAAATCACATCCAAGAAGAAACACCCGGAACTGATCACCTTTAAATATGGAAATAGCAATACTTCAGGCATAGAAATTTTGGCAGTTGAAAG gtatttGATTCCAAATGCAGGTGATGCTACCAAAGCCATAAAACAACAGATCATGAAAGTATTGGATGCCTTGGAGAGTTAA